The following are encoded together in the Lactuca sativa cultivar Salinas chromosome 1, Lsat_Salinas_v11, whole genome shotgun sequence genome:
- the LOC111899602 gene encoding uncharacterized protein LOC111899602: protein MNLTRWIEKTESVFQISFCPDDCKVRFAACTFADATLTWWNIHVNTMGIDTANSMKWEELKMMLVEEYCPREEIHKLEQELWTLTMKGSEIKVYTARFNDLAVMCPTVVTPEYKKIERYIWGLASQIKGMVIASKPTTYDSTKRIAHQLTLTKIHGTEVVSKAESPKARTNKRKFIKKNPKQSSEKRQEVATNYATTTAVPTQPKSGWCNHYNRHHPGDCFVCTKCKKKGNTASYCRSTTPATVNQQTNTGTGRGEERKCYECREVGHMKKECPKLRSQGGIGCGRAFVIGSREAI, encoded by the coding sequence ATGAATTTGACAAGGTGGATAGAAAAGACAGAATCCGTATTTCAAATAAGCTTTTGTCCAGATGATTGTAAAGTACGATTTGCAGCATGTACTTTCGCTGACGCAACACTTACATGGTGGAATATCCATGTGAATACAATGGGAATTGATACTGCAAATTCCATGAAATGGGAGGAGCTAAAAATGATGctagtagaggagtattgtcctaGGGAGGAAATACATAAACTGGAACAAGAACTGTggaccctaaccatgaagggttcaGAGATAAAAGTTTATACCGCTAGATTTAATGATCTTGCTGTAATGTGTCCAACAGTTGTGACCCCTGAATATAAAAAGATTGAGCGATATATCTGGGGTTTAGCATCGCAAATCAAAGGCATGGTGATCGCATCAAAGCCTACGACTTATGACAGCACCAAGAGGATAGCTCATCAGCTAACTCTCACAAAGATCCATGGAACAGAAGTGGTCTCAAAGGCTGAGTCTCCCAAAGCTAGAACAAACAAGCGCAAGTTTATTAAGAAAAATCCCAAACAATCATCTGAGAAAAGACAAGAAGTGGCAACCAACTACGCAACCACAACAGCAGTACCTACTCAACCAAAGTCTGGATGGTGCAACCACTACAACCGTCATCACCCAGGTGACTGTTTTGTTTGCACAAAATGCAAAAAGAAGGGGAATACTGCTAGTTACTGCAGGAGCACAACACCTGCAACAGTCAATCAGCAAACAAATACTGGAACCGGTCGTGGTGAAGAAAGAAAGTGTTATGAGTGTAGAGAGGTTGGACACATGAAGAAAGAATGTCCAAAGTTAAGGAGTCAAGGAGGAATAGGGTGTGGCAGAGCATTTGTGATCGGAAGCAGAGAGGCTATCTAG